In the genome of Neodiprion pinetum isolate iyNeoPine1 chromosome 2, iyNeoPine1.2, whole genome shotgun sequence, one region contains:
- the LOC124213385 gene encoding major royal jelly protein 1, producing the protein MLRLLAVAFALAAVTTAYDCNRGVEVKSVQWTGGSFEWPCSTTKSIFKNSGRYNTKHVIATRAQIYRDEAFLVLPRYKSGVPVTVAKVSLRSKGCSATLTAFPCWSMQEEGTCSAFQNAVDLFLDPQDILWVLDTGVVMTLEEPVYRCPPKVVAINVKTGKIVKTIDLSGLACSSSRLQYLVVDYSSDGRITLYVSDAAMRAILVYDVTAGRGYRVVLPAAVTSGAARRDVLYLALVRRSDGSSCLVFTYLSSSRMFTIRTEYLRKGSASGKVHDLGPKPATLVILGTDGGAALFFRYEGRSEVYRWDTANCFKQENFQLVYQGSSCLLATQVVVDYKRGRMRVLESNFPDFIQGTVGCGANQALTIMQACS; encoded by the exons ATGCTGCGATTATTAGCGGTGGCGTTCGCCCTCGCCGCCGTAACAACGGCCTACGATTGCAACCGCGGGGTGGAAGTGAAGAGCGTCCAGTGGACCGGCGGCTCCTTCGAATGGCCTTGTTCGACGACCAAGAGCATCTTCAAGAACAGCGGCCGCTACAACACAAAGCACGTGATCGCGACCCGAGCCCAAATCTACAGGGACGAAGCCTTCCTGGTACTGCCAAG GTACAAGTCCGGCGTTCCGGTGACCGTGGCCAAGGTCTCACTGAGGAGCAAAGGCTGCTCCGCAACCCTCACCGCCTTCCCGTGCTGGTCGATGCAGGAAGAGGGAACCTGCAGCGCCTTCCAGAACGCGGTGGACCTCTTCCTCGACCCCCAGGACATCCTATGGGTCCTCGACACAGGCGTGGTTATGACCCTCGAGGAGCCGGTGTACAGATGCCCGCCCAAGGTCGTGGCCATTAACGTGAAAACCGGCAAG ATCGTCAAGACCATAGACCTCAGCGGCCTTGCCTGCTCCTCTTCTCGTCTGCAATACCTCGTCGTCGATTACTCATCCGACGGACGGATAACCCTCTACGTTTCGGACGCAGCGATGCGGGCCATCCTCGTTTACGACGTGACGGCTGGCAGAGGCTACCGCGTCGTGCTTCCTGCGGCCGTTACGTCGGGGGCGGCGCGTCGCGACGTCTTGTACTTGGCGCTCGTCCGTCGGTCCGACGGTAGCAGCTGCCTCGTATTCACCTACCTGAGCAGCTCGAGGATGTTCACGATAAGGACGGAGTACCTGCGGAAGGGATCGGCGTCCGGAAAGGTCCACGACCTCGGACCGAAGCCCGCCACCCTCGTGATCCTCGGTACCGACGGCGGCGCGGCCCTCTTCTTCAGGTACGAAGGCCGCTCCGAGGTCTACAGATGGGACACAGCGAACTGCTTCAAGCAGGAGAACTTCCAGCTTGTTTACCAGGGCTCGAGCTGCCTTCTCGCCACCCAGGTGGTCGTCGACTACAAACGCGGCCGCATGCGCGTCCTTGAGTCAAACTTCCCCGACTTCATCCAGGGCACCGTTGGCTGCGGCGCCAATCAAGCCCTCACCATAATGCAAGCCTGCAGTTGA